The sequence below is a genomic window from Dyadobacter chenwenxiniae.
AATATGGCCCCGAAGCTATGGATTTTGTGCATGGCGGAAAGGTAATGTCGCACGCAACGGGCAGTCCGAAACCGTGGAAAAAGAATTACATGCTGAGCTTTTTGAAGGGGAACCCGCCATCCCTTTCCGATCGCGCCTATTGGAATAACACCAATGATGCAGTCCGGCTCTATCCCGGCTATTATGTTGGATTAAAACAGCTGGAAATGAAAGTGGCAACTTTCCTGGGAAGATTTTACAAAAGGTATTAACGAAAAAGTGATGAAAGGACTACTGTCGGAATTCAGATTGTACCTGTGCAATCACTGGATCAAACACATTCCCAGCAACCGGATCAGGCTGTGGTATTACCGCAATGTAATGCAGTTCAGCATTGAGAAGGGAAGTCACATTTTCATGGGCTGCACATTCGACTCGGCCAAAAACCTGACCATAGGACGCAATTCGGTGGTAAATGCCAATTGCAGGATCGATAATCGGGGGACAATTAACATTGGCGAAAATGTATCTGTCTCCAATGAAGTGTGCATTCTCACAGGCGATCATGACATGGACTCTGAGGATTTCCTCGGACGCGACTATCCGGTGAGCATCGGCAGTTATGCATGGATCGGGACAAGGGCCATGATCTTGCCGGGTGTGCAGGTTGGAGAAGCTGCGGTTGTAGCAGCTGGCGCAGTAGTGACACGGCCGGTGAAGCCATTCGATGTGGTAGCAGGGGTTCCGGCCAAAAAAATTCGTGAACGTGCTTTTAATAAGGCCTTTACCTATTCCAACGATTATAAAAGATTGTTTCAGTAAGCAGTTTTCCAAATCAAAATGTCTATGCTGATTTCCATTTGTATACCCACTTATTCACGTCTGGAATATCTGAAACAGTCGGTGCAGAGCTGTCTGGACCAGACTTATCAGAACATTGAGATATGCGTGTCCCAGGACCCCAAAAAAGACGGCCCCGACCCGGATATCATGGAATGGTGCCAGGAACAGGCGCAGAAACTGCCCTTTTTTACATACAACCTCAATATTGGAAATCTCGGACTGGCAGGCAACTGGAACGAATGTGTGCAGATCGCTTCCGGCAAATACATGATCATTATCGGGGACGACGATATCCTGATGCCCGATTTCATCCAGTCGCTTGTGGACTTACTGGACTCGGGGCACGTGGATGTAGCATTCAGCAACCAATATTTTATTGATGAAAAAGGCCAGATCCTGCATGCTTACACCGAAGAGGCCAATGCCACTTACCATCGCACTAATCTGCCGCACGGTCGCATTTCAGACGCGGTATCAACTGTTTTGAACAACAGTGTGCCTATGTCAGCAGCATTGATCCGGCGCGATCTGCTGTTGCAACACAACTTTGATAACAGCCTTAACACACCTGAATTTGAGGTCTTCCTGAAAATTGCTGTGAACGGAGGAATTTTCGTCTATCATGCTGAACAACTCGCCTGTTACCGGGTTCATTCACTTGCCGCAACTTCGGGCGGCCTCACTATTGACAAATTGCTTCGCAATGTGATCAGTATCGACGTGCCTGCTCACTATCAGAAACAGAAATACGAATTTGTATCATCCAAACTGATACCGGGCATCAACATGAGTCTGCGCAGGGGCGATAAAGCACTGGCACTGGCATTCATGAACAGCCCATATTACCCAAAAAACAAAATGCATATCAGACTGGCACAAGCGATGATCTCAGCCTTGCCATCCTGGGCTATACAAAGAATATTATAAATGCCTGAAATGAAGATACTGTTCATTTGCCCATCCCTTGAAGAAGGATCTGACGGCGTCGGAGACTATGCACGGCGTATGTCTTCCGAAGTGATCAGGGCAGGCCATCACGCATCAATCATTGCATTGAACGACACACATTTACACCCGCATCATCAGGAACGGGTCCAGTATGACAGAGGTCTTGCGATCAGGGTCCTCAGGCTGTCCAGCCGCCTCCCCTGGGGTGAACGGATTGTACTGGCAGGCAACTTCATCCGACTCATAAGGCCCGATTGGATAAGCCTGCAATATGTGCCTTACGGGTTTCAAAAAAAAGGGTTACCATTTGGTCTGGGCAGCTCATTGAAAAAAATAACAACCGGAATTCCGTGCCACATCATGTTTCACGAGATGTGGGTGGGCATAACCCGACTTTCTCCACTCAAACACAAGATTTACGGCTTTTTCCAGGCCAGGATTGCGCGGGATCTTGTGGAAAAGCTCAATCCGAAAATCATCACAACCAGCAACAGGCTCTATCAGCTTGTGTTGGAAAATAAACATATAAAAGCAGGCATACTGCCGCTTTTCAGTAACATTTCACTAATGCCCAAAGACGATCAATTTGCTGATTCTGTTTACAGGCAGCTTGGGATAGCACCTCATGAGCGCCAGCATCATGTAGTGATCGGATTGTTCGGAAGCCTTTATCCTGGCTGCGACCTCGAGAGCACAATCCGGGAGCAGTATCTGTCCGCACTGGCAGTGAGCAAGAAGCTGGTTTTCATTGCTTTCGGGCGCATAGGCGCGAAGGAAGAATACGAGAAGCTGAAAACGCAATTTGAAAGCGAAGTAACATTTGCCAATCTGGGTGAGTTACCAGAAGCCAAAGTTTCTACCATGCTGCAATTGCTCGACAAGGCGATTTCAGGCACGCCTCGCCAGCATTACGGCAAAAGCGGGGTGTACGCAGCCATGAAATTACACCGACTTGAAGTACTGACCTCCGCATGGAGCTCAATTCCCGAATATGACAGAGAAATTAGCGATTACAATGATTTCCTCGAAGAAAGGCCCTCTGAGCAATGGAGCACACAATTTGTTTCAAATGAATTCCTGAACATGCTTGTCAATAGCAACGCAAAAGCAACCGTGCCAAAATTAACGTAACTGATATGGATCGTTTTCTTACAATTGACTCAACGAAGGGCGGCAACGGGGATATCTGGATGCGCCTGGTAGGCTTCTACGCCGTCGCTGATCTCCTGCCCGGTTTCAAGCTGCGGATCTGCATTCCTTCCTATTTCAGAACGCTTGCAGAATTCGCGTTTGGCGACAAACTTACCATTGTAACAGACAGCTCCTTTAAGGTTGACCTCGAATACACCAACTTGGGAATCAGACATTTATATAAAGATTTATTAAAGGGAAAACGCTTCATTTCGCCTTATCAGCGCGCTGTTATTCAGGATAAAAAGAAAAAAGAATTAAAAGATTACGTCAACACCTGGATCTTCAACGCAGCAGACCGGCTGGGGGTTGTTCAGATTCCTGCTGCCAAGTGGATTTCGGGCTATCAGGGCTATCTGGACATTATCGGAATTAAGAAATTACGTCACATTTCTTACGAAAACTTTACAATCCAGGTTGAAAAACAGCATGTGCGGTTGATTGAGAAATTTCGGCAACCCGTTCCCGCTTCCGTCGAGCTCAACATTCCCGGGGACCTGAAAGAATATACCGTCGTTTTCCCAAACGGGACTGGCAGACAGTTCGTACCGCTCTGGTGGGCCAAGAAACACATGCCGGACGCCTATTACGCCTTTTTTGCAAATGATAGCTATGCTGATACATTCAAGAACGCAGGGCTGAAAATCATACGGTTTTACCGATCCGAAGACATTATCAGGCTGGCCCAGGAGGCAAGATGGACGGTCAGCACCGACAGCTTTCCATCGCACTTGCTGCAAACAGCGACGAACAAATGTACCATTCTGATCACGGGAACGCTGAAAGGCAGGATCGTATCACCCGCATTCAAAGGAAAAGTGGTTGACGCGGACGCAACTTGTCACCCTTGTCTGCATCTCGCCAGAGACCTGCACCCACTTTGCGCTGCCGGTCACAGTGAATGTATCAACTGGCACCTGCACGCATACACATCCAATATTCTGAAGTCGGTATGCGAACTAGCTGACCATTCCTAACCCCATAAAACATGAAAATTTCTGTTTGCATTCCCACCTACAACCAAGCAGCCTACGTCGGGCTTACCATACGTAGCGTAATGGTGCAAACTTTGTTGCCCGACGAGATCATTGTTTCCGACGATTGCAGCACCGACGAAACCTGGGAAATTCTGAAAAAGCTGGCAACCGAAATAGGCATAATGAGCATTATCCGCCAGAAAAGCAACAAAGGGCTCGCTGGCAACACCGACGATAGCTTGCGGGCAGCAACAGGCGATTACATCGTTAAACTCGACTCCGACGATGCGCTATTCCCGGATTATATTAAAACGCTTTCCACATTGCTGACCGAGCATCCGCAGGCAGGTTACGCGCACGCGGCGGTACGTGAGATAGACCACAATGGCTACGCCGGAGAACCCAGGAGGCTGCTGCGCGGCGCAGGATTTGTTACCAGCGAGAACGCATTGAAATGGGCCTTGAAGGGATATCGCGTTGCTGCGAACATCCTGATGTTCAGGAGAGAGGCGCTGGAAAAAGCGGGTTACATTCAATGCCGACAGGATTTTGCCGAGGACTATTTTTTGTCGGTTTGCATTGCGAAAGCAGGATATGGCAATGTTTATAGCCCTGAAATCCTTTCTGCCTACCGGGTTTGGACGGACCAGGGGAATGTAAGGAAGAAACGTAAACTGGCAGAAATCAATGGTCTGAATGCGGTATTCAATTATGCGTTAACGCCCGCTTTCGAGCAGCTCTCCTGGGATTTAAAACCCGTCGAGCGCGCAAAGCAACACTTCGCCATTACGCATTCGGGATGCCTTTCGTGGGATGTGTATAACCAGGAAGAAAAGAGGGATCTTGAAACGGCAATTCTTCAATTATCTTCAACAACCGCCACAAAATTTTATATATGGAGTCACAAACACGGCTTCGGAAAAGTGATTGAACTGTATCAAAGTTCTACTGCGACAATCAAGAAATACGTCAAAAAACTGATTTTAACCAAGCCACGGACCCGATGAAAGTGCTTGTCTCACATCCTACCGGTAATGCAAATGTCCGTGCCATCGCGAAGGGTCTTGCCGAGGCAGGTAACCTCCATAGCTTCTATACGACCATTGCCACATTTCCGGATACGACATTGGATCTGCTCGCGCGGCTGCCCGGATTATCGGAGCTGAAACGAAGAAATTTTGACCCGGAGATCCAGGCCCGCACCCACACCTACCCGTGGCTTGAAATGGGGAGGATGATCAGCAACAAAGCAGGCTTTAAATCATTAACAGCCCACGAGTCTGGCGTGTTTTGTATCGACAAGGTGTATCACAGCCTGGACAGATATGTCGCTTCTCAATTGCCCGGCCTCCAGAAGAGCGGGCTGAATGTGGTTTATGCCTATGAAGACGGTGCGCTCGAAACATTCAGACAGGCTAAAAAGCTTGGGATCACCTGTGTGTACGAACTGCCGATCGCTTTCTGGGAAACCAGCCGCAAATTGTTGCTGGAAGAAGCCGCACGACTTCCCGAATGGTCCGAAACACTCGCCGGCGGCATTAGCGACTCAGAAAAAAAGCTGCAACGCAAAAGCATGGAACTTGACCTGGCCGACATTATAGTCACACCAGGAAGCTTCGTCGCGGATTCGCTCGGAACACTTGCCCTCGAGAAAAAACTGGTTGTTTCGCCATTTGGCTCACCTGAAAACAATTTGTCAACCAAAAAAACGAGACGTAACAACCGTCCGCTTCGGGTCCTGTTTGCCGGAAGCATGGGTCAGCGGAAAGGATTAGCCGATCTTTTTGAAGCAATCAAAATACTGGATACCGACGAAATAGAACTGGTCGTACTGGGAAGCCTGCTACGTGAATTATCCTTTTACCGGAACAAGCTTACCCGTTTTACCTACGAGCCCACACGTCCGCACGCCGACGTGCTCACCCTGATGCGCAGCTGTGACGTTTTTTGCCTGCCGTCCATCGTCGAAGGACGCGCGCTGGTGATACAAGAGGCCATGAGCCAGGGATTACCTGTCATCATCACAGCAAATACGGGAGGAAGAGACCTCGTCATCGACGGCGGAACCGGGTTTGAGGTTCCTATCCGAAGTCCGGGTGCTATTGCTGAAAAGCTCAGATGGTTTCTGGATAATACAGACCAACTGGATCAAATGAGCATTAATGCACAACGGCACGCAGCCAGTTATTCCTGGGCCGGTTACACCAATAAGATTATTCTTGAAATAGAAAAATATCAAAAAAACTGCCTAGCAAATGATTCAAGCCAATACGTGGGATAGCTATTTAGAGATGGAAGAGGAAATCAACCCGGAGATACTTCGGCAGCAACGGGTCCTATCCCAAATTAGAAAGGGGATCTGGCTGTATTTCTGGCTGCTGATCCTGGAAGGAGCATTACGCAAATGGGTGTTCCCGAGCCTGGCCACTCCCCTGCTGATTGTTCGTGATCCTGTCGCGATCGGTGTGCTTTTTCTGGCATTCAGGGAGGGCTTTTTCCGGAGTAACCCCTATACCATTATCGCCCTGCTGGTAACATTTGCGTCGTTTCTGCTCACCCTTTTTGTGGGTCATGGCGATATTACCGTGGCCGTTTATGGCGCCAGGATTATGCTGATCCAATTCCCGCTTCTGTTTTTAATCGGCATCGTTTTCACATACGAGGACGTGATCAAAATCGGACGTGTACTGCTCATTATCACACCTTTCATGACCATTCTGATGGCCATGCAGTTTTACAGTCCGCAATCAGCCTGGGTCAATCGCGGGATCGGCGGAGACGTCACGGGCGGGGGATTTAGCGGGGCAATGGGCTTTTTCCGCCCTCCCGGCACCTTTTCCTTCATTACAGGACTGGCTTCCTTTTATGGGTTTGTTGCCATTTATGTTGTGTTCTTCTGGCTCGACAAATCCAGTCAGATCAACAGATGGCTGCTGGTGGTTGCGACGGGTTGCATGCTTGCCGCTATCCCCATGTCGATCAGCCGTACACTGCTTTTTGAGGTGGTCATTGCTTTCTTGTTTGGTTTACTGGCCGCTTCCCGGCAACCTGCCTACATGCCACGCATGGCCGGAACATTGGTGGCAGGGATTATCCTGTTTGTGCTGCTGTCCAACTTTGGCTTTTTCCAAACAGCCACCGAAGCATTCATTTCCCGCTTCGAGTCGGCCGACCGGGTCGAAGGCGGGCTGAAAGGAACGTTAGGCGACCGCTTTTTGGGTGGGATGATCACAGCCGTTACAGAAACCACCGAACAGTCGCTCTTCGTGGGAAAAGGGCTTGGTATGGGCACAAATGCTGGTGCTAAGCTGATGACGGGAACCAACCGTTTTTTGATCTCAGAGGGAGAATGGGGCCGCATTATCGGTGAAATGGGACTGGTGCTGGGCCTGGCAACGATCCTGCTTCGCGTACACCTGATCGCCCGCATGACCATTAACGCCGTGCGCGCATTGCGTGCGGAGAATTTTTTACCCTGGATGCTGATCGGTTTTTCGCTGGTTAACATTCTGCAAGGCCAGTGGGCACAGCCTGCTTCCCTTGGCTTTGCCGTCCTTTCGGGTGGACTGATCCTGGCCGCACTGAAAGGCCCCGACTATGATGACGATTTAGAAACAGAGCATATCGAGACCGAAGAAGTTCCTCATTAAAACCCACTCCTCATCGTTCACCTTGCCAACGTTATGAACATTGTATTTTTTTCGCACCCGGTTTTTCTCGGCTCTATCAGCACCCAGCGCTACGCCAAATGGCTGGTGGACGGAATGAGAGAGCGCGGTCATCAGGTGCAGCTATGGATCCCTGAACCCCAATGCTTTAACATTCCCGGCCCCGCCAATTTCAAAAAGTGGATGGGTTACATTGATCAGTATATCCTGTTTCCCCGTCAGGTAAAAAAATTGATCAAAAAACAACCAAAGGACACACTATATGTGCTTACGGATCATTCACTTGGTATTTGGGCACCGCTGATCCGGGACTATAACCACATTGTCCATTGCCACGATTTTCTCGCACAATTCTCGGCCATGGGCCTTATTCCTGAGAACAGGAACAGCTGGAGCGGCAGGAAATACCAGGAAATGATTCGCAAAGGGTTTCTTTCAGCAAAAAATTTTATATCAATTTCCGAAAAAACAAGAGACGACCTGCATATTCTCCTCGGCCACCGGCCCGCTGTTTCTGAAATGGTTTACAACGGGCTTGTACAGTCCTGCAAACCAAGCGAAAGCCCGGCTGAAGCATTGTCATCACTGGCAGCAGAAACCGGAATTGAACTCAAAAACGGCTATTTACTGCATGTAGGAGGTAATCAGTGGAACAAGAACCGAAAGGGAGTTATTGAGATCTATTCCAAATGGCGTGTGAAATTTACCAATCAGAAACCCCTGCTAATGATAGGCCCTGAGCCGGATGACGTGATAAAAAAAGCACACGCATCGTCGGCATACAGGGATGACATTCATTTTTTGGTAAATAAGGCCGATTCATTTGTAATGCTTGCTTATCAGGCAGCAAGCGCATTTCTTTTTCCTTCTATAGCGGAAGGATTTGGCTGGCCCATTGCGGAAGCCATGTCAAGTGGCACCCCGGTGCTTACAACAGACGAAGCGCCTATGACCGAGGTCGCGGGCGGCGCTGCATTGTTTATCGACAGGCGACCATCCGACGAGCGAAAGGCCGAAGCCTGGGCCACCGATGCGGCAAAAGTGCTTGAAAAGCTATTGTCGTACAGCCCCGAAGAGAGATCAGGACTGATAGCCAAAGGATTAAAAAACGTCAAGCGATTTGACAGTAATATAACGATTGAAAAGATTGAAAAGATTTATCTGGCTGCGGCAGGAAACGCTGCAAAACATGTCTCACTTAACCTCAATTCCGATGTTTCAGCATGATATCAACGATTCTGATCCATACAAGCGCCCCGTATTTTCAGTAGGCAACAAAATTACAAGATTACTCTGGAAAGCGTCCTGGCTGCTGCTATGCGCGTGGACTCCTGCCCCTTTTCATGCCTGGCGGGCCCTCATCCTGCGCATGTTTGGTGCAAAGCTCGGTAAAGAGAATTTTATTTATCCGGATTGCAAAATTTGGGCGCCCTGGCTCCTGGAAACGGAAGATGTGGTCACCATCGGCCCCCATGTAGAGATCTATAATCCGGGAGGCGTTTACCTGGGACATCATTCCATTCTTTCACAACATGCATTTCTCTGTGGTGCCACGCACGATTACAACCGTCTTGATTTTACCTATATAAAAAAGAAGATCCACATCTCCCCCTATGCCTGGATCTGCTCAAAAGCCATCGTACTGCCGGGTGTACGCTGTGGAGAGGGAAGTGTCCTGGGTGCAGGTTCTGTGACATCGAAAAACCTGGAACCCTGGATGGTGTATACCGGAAACCCTGCCCAATGTATCAGACAACGCAATAATTTCCTCCTAGAAAATGAACTTGACCCATCCGTTTAACATGCTCTACGATCTCTGCATTGCCGGCAGCGGCCCGGCTGGTATCATTACGGGACTGGAATACAGCCGGCTCAATCCCGGCAAAAAAATCCTGATCGTAGAATACGGCCATGCCGGAAAAAATAACCGGAATTCGCTGGACGATTCAATCAAAGTCCATAACCATGTAAACCATTACAGTCCTTATGAATGCACCAACAAAGGACTGGGCGGCACCTCGGCCACCTGGGGCGGCAGATGCGTCATGTACGATGAAATTGATTTTATGGAACGCGGCGTCACTGGTGACGAATGCACCTGGGGAGTGGATATACTCAAAGACCTCACCCCGTATCTCCCCAAAACGGCCGAATACTTCGAATGCGGCGAGCCCGTGTTCAACCTGAACGAGATTAAGGAATTCAAGAACACGCACATTGCAGAAGGTTTTGAAGAAGGTTTTGTCACGGATTCGGTCATCGAGCGATGGAGCATGCCAACGCGGTTTGGGAAACGCTATGCCGGGCAGTTGAAAGCTTCGCGGGACATTCACATCCTGGAAGGTTACGAGTTCAGGGACTTCAAAGCACCGGACGAATCAGGTAAAGTGACTTCTGCGACAATCCGGAACGTGCTTACCCGGCAACGACTTGAAATCACTGCCATGAAGTTTGTCCTCGCATCCGGCGCACAGGAAACAACCCGCATATTACTCCGCAACAAACAGCTTTTTCGCAATCTGGATGCTGTTCCTGCTGCTTTGGGACATTATTACCAGGGCCACATTTCCGGAAAAATCGCCTCGGTTGTCTTCAACGGAAATCCGGATAAAACGGATTTTGGGTTTCTGAAAACACGGGATAACACCTATATCCGGCGACGGTTTCAATTTACCCCGGATTTTTTAAAAGAAAATAATTTATTAAACACGGCAATCTGGCTGGACAACCCGCTTTATTACAACCCGTTACACAGAAGCGGCGCCATGTCGTTCATGTATCTGGCCATGATCACGCCTGTTTTGGGCAAAAAGCTTGCGCCACCAGCCATTGCCCAGTCAATTACCAAAGGAAAAAGAACGGGTATTAACGGGCATATCCTGAACATTCTGCGCGAATTGCCTCATTCGCTCCTGACACCTGCCGCGATTTTTTACAAAAGATATTTACTCAAAAGAAAGCTCCCCGGCGTGTTTCTGTTTTCACCTGAAAATAAATATGCACTTCATTTTCACTCTGAGCAGGTGCCACACTACGAAAACCGACTGTATCTGGACGAAGACCAGGAAACGCTGCACGTTGACTATGCACTGACAGACGATGATATCAATTCAGTGATCAAAACACACCAGGCGCTGGACAGCTGGCTGCAAAAATGCGGATGCGGAAAACTCACTTACTGGTATGAAGAAGATCAGCTTTATGACGCAATAAAAAATATGTCCAGGGATGGCATGCACCAGTCGGGAACAACCAGAATAGCGGACAGCCCGCGAAAAGGCGTCGTAGATAGCAATCTGAAATTGTGGGGAACGAGCAATGTTTACGTTTGCAGCAGCTCAGTATGCCCCACTTCGGGCCAGGCCAACCCGACCTTTTTGCTCGGGGCATTTGCATGTCGCCTTGCCAAACACTTAATGACGAACTGATGAGAACAATTGAATTAGTCGAAGGGATTCAATCTTCCGTACTCGGATTGGGATGTGCGCCGGTGCTGGGATCCATCGATTCTAAAACATGCGGCAGGGCACTCAGCCTGGCCTTTGAACACGGCATAACACACTATGATCTGGCGCGGTCTTATGGCTTCGGCGATGCAGAAAAACTGGTGGGCAGGGTGTTTAAAAATAACCGGGACAAGATTGTGCTGACCAGCAAGTTTGGCATTAAAGCCGACTGGAAAGCCAGCTTGTTACGTCCCATGAAGCCGATCGTACGCATATTGCGAGGTTCAGAAAAAAAGCACGACGCCCATTTGCCCCCCAAGCAGGGCACTGGAAAAAGCGCTTCTGACCTGCTTTTTAAAAGAGTCGAGATTAACAGCATGGAAATGTACAAAAGCCTGGAAGAGAGCTTGAAAGCCTTGAAAACAGACTATCTCGATTATTTCATGGTGCACGAACCCTTGAAAAGCATTACCAATATAGACGAGATCAGCGAAATGGCCATGCGACTGAAAGCAAGCGGCAAGATCCGGGCATTTGGACTGGCATACATGCAATCTCAGAAACACTTGCATGAATCCTATTTTGACCGTTTTGACATTCTGCAATTCAACAGTCCGCCCGGCGTTACGGCTTATCGCAAGCTCGCGGAAGAGCGGTGGGGCGAACCGAACATTATCTTTTCACCTGTCCGGGGTGGAACCTGGGACATGAGCCCCGCGGAAAAGATCGAAAAGCTGATCCGGGATTTTCCTGAAAGCGTCATTTTATGTTCCATGTTCAGCGAATCCCACTTGAAAGAGAATGTCAAACTGGTCGGGTAAAGGCAGTGTCTACCCTCCCGCAATCAATTATTTTTAAAATGCAACCGATATGATTTCAGTCGTAATCCTCACTAAAAACGAAGAAAAGGACCTCCCGCTTTGTCTGGCATCGTTGAGATGGGCCAATGACGTTCACATCCTGGATTCAGGAAGCACCGACCGGACCATTGAGATTGGTGCTGCACATTGTGCAAAAATCTGGCATAATGATTTCGAAAGCTTCGGCAGACAACGGAATTATGCGCTGGACCATATTCATTTTCGCTACGATTGGATCCTGTTTCTGGACGCTGATGAAATTGTAACGGACGATTTCTTGGTAGAAATGAGGCTCGCAACCCTGACCGCAAGCAAGGATGTGGCCGGTTTTTATTGCTGCTGGAAGATGATGTATGAAAATCGGTGGCTGAAAAATTGTGACAATTTCCCCAAATGGCAGTTCCGGTTAATGCGAAAAGACCGTGCGCGTTTTAAAGATTTTGGCCACGGCCAAAAAGAAGATCAGGTCATTGGCAAGATCGAATATTTGAAAGAACCCTATCTGCATTACGGCTTTTCCAAAGGCTGGTCACACTGGATCAACCGCCATAACCGCTACTCAGACGAGGAAGCATTCAGCAGGATTAATGCCTGCCCGCCTTTCAAACATATGTTTTCCAATCATGCGAGTGAAAGAAATCCTGCATTGAAATCGTGGTTAAGCCGCCTGCATTTATGGCCGGTGATCCGGTTTACCCAAGCTTACTTGCTAAACCTGGGCTTTCTGGAAGGCAGGCCCGGACTTATCTATTGCGTTAACATTGCCTA
It includes:
- a CDS encoding aldo/keto reductase; the protein is MRTIELVEGIQSSVLGLGCAPVLGSIDSKTCGRALSLAFEHGITHYDLARSYGFGDAEKLVGRVFKNNRDKIVLTSKFGIKADWKASLLRPMKPIVRILRGSEKKHDAHLPPKQGTGKSASDLLFKRVEINSMEMYKSLEESLKALKTDYLDYFMVHEPLKSITNIDEISEMAMRLKASGKIRAFGLAYMQSQKHLHESYFDRFDILQFNSPPGVTAYRKLAEERWGEPNIIFSPVRGGTWDMSPAEKIEKLIRDFPESVILCSMFSESHLKENVKLVG
- a CDS encoding glycosyltransferase family 2 protein; this translates as MISVVILTKNEEKDLPLCLASLRWANDVHILDSGSTDRTIEIGAAHCAKIWHNDFESFGRQRNYALDHIHFRYDWILFLDADEIVTDDFLVEMRLATLTASKDVAGFYCCWKMMYENRWLKNCDNFPKWQFRLMRKDRARFKDFGHGQKEDQVIGKIEYLKEPYLHYGFSKGWSHWINRHNRYSDEEAFSRINACPPFKHMFSNHASERNPALKSWLSRLHLWPVIRFTQAYLLNLGFLEGRPGLIYCVNIAYYEFLVQIKMRELRNKKPPHPEEFKMADAMIF